Below is a window of Myroides profundi DNA.
CGCTGGCGTTAAAACCTGGCAAAGGAACTATCGAAAATCCTGAAGATGCTTTTATAAAGAGACATTTAAACCCTACAGGTGTGTATGTACTAGGTAACGATGATCTAGATAATAAGTATGTGTTCGTCGATATAGATAATGCACGTGCACTACTGAATATACCTACTACTGAGGTGACTAATCTAGAGCTAGCTATCGCTGAGGGAGTATCTGAAGGTAAAGCTATTCAGAAGATTAAGGAGGTACTCGGTGAAGAGTATATCGTAAAAAATAAAACACAGCTAAACGATGGGTTGTACCGTATGTTGAATATGGAGAATCTAGTTGTTTATCTGATATTCGTATTGGTGGTGATTATGGCTCTGTTTACACTAGTAGGGTCTATGATTATGATCATTCTTGAAAAACAGCCTAATATTAAAACGCTGAACCAAATAGGTGTGCCTGTGAGCGACTTGCGCAAGATATTTTTATTCCAAGGATTAATTATCTGTGTGTTAGGGAGTGTGATAGGTTTGGTATTAGGAGCTATTGTGGTGTCATTGCAAGTTGCTTTTGGGTTTATTTCTATCCGAGAAGGACTTGCTTATCCAGTTGCTTTTAACTGGGTAAATATCTTCGTTGTATTAGTATCTATTATTGTGTTAGGCTTGTTAGCCTCTCTTGTCTCTTCGTCAAGAGTAAATAATAGTTATTTAAAATTATAATTTATTTGCCTTCCTCTTTAGAAGGAAATTGTTAGTTCGAAAGCTTATCGAACGTTTTTTGAATATTCTTTTATTTGATTTATTTACTTATTTGTTGATTTAATTAGTGTTGTAACTTTTTGATAGCCCGTAGGTAAGCTGTTTTAAAGTTGCGGTATGTGTACTTTACAACTAACTTCTTCTACTTATTGTGAGTATTTTTATGAAAGAGTCTTTATTTCTTTTTTTTCTGTTATTTTTAAGTAAAAAGCATGTTTTTTTGAAATATTGGTAGTATTTTAATTAACTGTTTGAGGGTGGTATGTGTGTGATTTAGGAATTTACTATTCCATGTATTAATTGCCATTTTCCTACATTTGCTATAAAATGAAAAAGAACTAAAAAAATCAGCTTGTTTACAAGGTAGTTATGAAACAGTTTATTATGGAATATTTAAATTACGTTAGAGAATTTGCAAATGACAGTGTGTCTATTACAGCACATGCTGAAGAGTTTTTAAATAAGAATGATTACAGCAATCCACATGAGTGGTATAAAGCGCATGCGATCTGTATGCTGGCTGAACAAATAGGGAAGAATAATGAGGTGCTGGAGAAGCTGTATGATCAGCTGAATGAGGACTCTAACTGTATTCATAGTAGTATGAGCCTTAGTGATGAGGATTATGCAGACTGGTTTACAGATGTGAAGGCATTGAATGACATATTTATAGATAGAGGATATAAACATGCTTATGCGTATCAATATGAATTATTCATTAACTCTAGATACGGATTTAGAGATGAAGAAAGAGCTGTAGGCTATCTAAAGAAAGGTGTGGAATTAGGAGATGACTTGTGTAAATGTTATGTAGGATATGCTATGTATTATGGTACACAAGGGTATGAGAAAGATGAAGAGGGAGCAGTAACAATTCTAAAAACTGCTGTAGATGGAGAGAGAGCAAATATCGCTAATCTGTTTTTGTTAAACATTGAGTTTAGAGGTTGTGCTTCAGGAGAAGAAGGTAAAGCTGTGGTAGAGAAGTTCTCTGAACTAATCAATGTGAAGAAAAGAGGGCTTTATATCTTAGCTGATTACTATCTAAGAGAAGATGATAACGTTAGTGCTGAAGCTGCTTTAAAAGATGGTATTGCGAATAATAGTGCTTACTGTAAGTACTTGTTAGGAATGATGGCTTGTAATGGTCGTTTTGAAGAATTAGGCTATACAGAAGAGCAAGGTAGAGAGTTACTAGCAGATGCTTATGACTATGGTATCACACATGCAGGATATGTACTAGGGTATTCTTACTTCTACCCTAGAACTGAAGGACTAGAAGCTAAGCAAGAGGCAGGTATTGAAATGTTCAAGAAATCTATTGCTTACTATTCTAGTGAGGCTACACTAGAGCTAGCTATTATCTACTTGTATAATGAAGACTTTAAAGATATCGCTAAAGGAATGGAGTTCTTAGATAGAGGAGTTGAGTATAAATACGATAGAGCAATGTCTGAAAAAGGTTTTGTTTTATTAGACTTCGAAGAGGTAGAGCGCGATGTAGAAGGAGGAAAAGCAATGTTAGAGCAAGCTATGGCAGCAGGTAATGATTATGCTCCTTATCGATTAGGACTAGCGTATCAGAATGCTGATTTTGAAGAAGAGGCAGATTATGAAAAGGCGTTATATCTATTCGAGTTAGCAGCTGAGCGAAATAACTTATCAGGATTAGAATTAGCGGGTCGTTATCACCGTTTTGGGTATGCTGGAGAACCTAATCTAGAGAAAGCAGTTAGCTACTACCAAAGAGGGATAGAATACTTTAATTCTAATTACTGTAAGGTAGAGTTAGCAATGCTATTAGAGAGAGGAGAAGGTATAGAACAGGATGTCGCTGATGCAGCTCGCTTATATGAGGATGCGCTGAATGAAGGGTATACTTATGCGGCTATTCGTCTAGGGTTTATCTATGAAGAAGGTAGCGTAGGAGAACCTGATTATGCTAAAGCAAGAGCTCACTTCGAGTTAGCTGCAGAACAAGATATGGCTGAGGGTGTATATCATTTAGCTCGCTGTTATAGATATGGTACTGGAGGTGAAGAGAACCAAGAGAAATCATTTGAGTTATTTTCTAAAGCATTAGAGTTAGGTTTTGTAGACGCTAATGTTGATATCGCTTTGTTCTATGAAGAAGGTATTAACGGTGGAGAGCCTGATTATGAAAAGGCTTTTGAATATATGATAGTTGGTGCAGAGGCAGGGTTTAACTATGCACAGTATAAAGTAGGAGTTTATTACTCTTATGGATATCTAGCAGAAACAAATGTAGAACTAGGTAAAGAGTGGTTTGAAAAATCAGTAGAGAGTGGTTCTCCTCTAGGGATGTTGTCATTAGGAGATTATTATCTATATGGATATGGTGAAGAGAAGGAGTATGATAAAGCTTTTGAATACTATATCGCAGCAGAAGAGAGAAACTATATCTCTGAAGGACTTGGTATTTGTTACCAATTCGGATTAGGAGTAGAGGTAGATGAAGTTAAGGCATTCCACTATTATAAATTGGCTGCTGATAGACAGTATGATTCTGCTATATTCCGTCTAGGATTATGTTATTTCTATGGCAATGGTACTGAGAGAGATCTAGTAGAAGCATTCCATTACTTAAAGCAAGTGGCTGATAGAGGTAATATGGATGCTGCTAGTTATGTAGGGTTAATGTTAGTGAAAGGTGATGGTGCAGAGAAAGATCCTGAATATGGTGTGAGTTATTTGATTCAGGCTGCTGAAGCAGGTTTTGATATGGCACAGTACGAGTTGGCTAACTGTTATTTAAAAGGAGAGGGTGTTCCTCAGAGTGATGATTCTGCTATGGAATGGTATCAACAGGCTGCAGAGAATGGCAATGAAGATGCACAGAAGATAGTAGGAGGTCCTCGTAAAAGAAGAAGATAATGGAAAATCAGAAACAATTTCAGTTTCAAGTGAATATGAAGGGAATGATAGAACTGTTGTCAGAGCATATATATAGCTCTCCAACAGTATTCGTCAGAGAACTTCTACAGAATGGTATGGATGCGGTGACAGTCCGAAAAGGCATCGATGAAAGCTTTAAAGGAAAGATCAATATCACCTTTGAAGGAGATCGTTTAATCTTTCAAGATAATGGAGTAGGACTTACACAAGATGATGTGCATCAGTTCTTATCTGTTATCGGACAAAGCTCTAAGCGTGGAGAACTAGCTGATAAAGACTTAATCGGTAAGTTTGGTATTGGGTTGTTGTCATGTTTAGTTGTGAGTGAGGCTATTGTCGTAGAATCTCGTTCGCTATATAAAGACGAGTCTGTAAGATGGACAGGTAAAGCTGACGGTACGTATGAAGTAGAAATGATCCCTCTATTAGATGAAGTAGGTACTAAGGTAATCTTAGATGCTAAGAAAGCTTGGCGTAGTCTGTTTAAGCGTGATGAGGTGAAACAGAATGTGCTGTTTTATGGTAGTGCATTACCTATAGAAGTGAACCTAATCGAAAAAGGTGAGGTAGAACAATGCTTAGATGGTAATCCTGTTTGGTTAGATAATGAAAGTTCAAAAGAACAGTTATTAGATTATGGTAAGGAAGTGTTTAAGACGAAGTTCTTAGACGTGTTTAGACTATATTCTGAAGCTGGTGAGATACAAGGAGTAGCTTATATTATCCCGAATAAGGTGAATACTACAGCTACTAAAGAACATAAAATATTTCTGAAAAAGATGTATCTATGTGATCAGGCTACTAATCTGTTGCCTGAGTGGACTTCTTTTGTGCGTTGTATTTTTAATTCGAATGCGTTACAACCTACGGCTTCTAGAGAGTCATTAATGAATAATGCGGTCTTACAAGAGTCTAAAAAGGAGTTGAGTGAGTGTTTTAAAGATTACTTAAAGACACTTTCTATTACTAATCCTGAGATTTTAGAGAAGATTATTAGTATTCACCATATGTTTATTAAGGCATTGGCGGCATCTGATAACGAGATTATGACCATGTTCGAAGACTACCTCCCTTTTGAGACAAATCAGGGAATGATGGCTTTCGGAGAGATTAAAGAAACCTATAAGAATATATACTATACTCCATCTCTAGATGATTATAGACAAATACGTCGTATTGCAGGCTCTCAGAATAAGTTAGTGATTAATGCAGCGTATAGCTATGAAACGGATCTAATAGAAAAGCTTAAACGCTCTCATGCAGAGTTAAAGCTAGAACGTATCGCACCTAATGATATTCTAGAGGAATTCGAAGATGCAATAGAAGATAGTCAACGTATAGAGAACTTTATAGATAAAGCAAATAAAATATTAAAGAGACATTTCTGTAGAGCAGAGGTAAAGAGATTTGAGCCAAAAGATACGACAGCGATTTACATTGCTAATGAGGATGCCCTGACTTCTAAAAATATTCAGAGTTTGTCTCAGACGTCTAATCCTTTTGCGAGTACTTTACAGCATTTTAAAAAGAAAGAGGAAGTAATGCCGACACTGTGTTTTAATCAACAAAGTGAGTTGGTAGAGAAAGTAATGCTTATCGATGATGATGAGTTGTTCGAGGCTTTAATTAATGTGCTTTATGTACAAGCTCTTATGCTAGGAGGGTACACTATTAATAAAAGAGAAATGGATACCTTCAACGATGCTCTATATCAGTTTATGATCTTAGGAATGTCTAATTTCTTACCTAAATTTTAAGTATGTATCGGTTAGAAATACAGAAATTGTTATTAGCTATTGATGAGAATATAGACGATCAGGAACTGTGTTTAAGTTTCATTCGTCAAGGTATTCAGATTGCAGATAAGCACAATGATTTGGACTGGGGAGTAGATTTGCGTTATAGCTTAATACACGAAGAACGTGCTACTTCTGGATGTACAGAAAGTGTGTTGGCTTTTGCTTGGATTCTAGATGTCTGTGATCGATACCCTGAGCGTTTTCACGAGTCAGAGTTCTTGTTAGAATATGAATGGATGCTGTGCTCTGCATATAGTAATGCATCACTGTCTACAGAACAGATTCTAGCAGTAGCGGATGATCTGTATGCAAGATTAGAGCGCAACCATATTAGCAAAAGAGGATATTACTTCACTATGGCGGAGTATGTTCAGAATATAGGTGACTATGCAAAAGGTGAAGAGTATATTAAACTAGCGATGCAAGAGCCTTATGATGATGAGAATATAGAGATAATGGAGTATGATTATCGCATAGAGAATTTGGTTTTAATGAGCAGATTCGATGAGGCTATTGTGCTAATGGAGCAGGTGGAGTTAAAGAAGTTAAGTGATTTTGCTTTGCCTTTTGAGACTTATTGTGCTATGGCTTATTGTATGGCAAAAGAAGAAGATGTCAGAGCATCTATTTATTTAGAGAAAGCAAAGGCTTCTTTTGAAACATTAAGGGAAGTAAATAGCTCTATGTTATATAGTATGACACGTCTGATGTACGCTATGTTTTTATTGAATGATCAGATGATGTGGTCTACCTTTGAGCGTATTGCTGATTGGGAGATAGATGCAGAAGACGACTTGCAGTTTATGTTGAGTAGACATGCTGCTTTGATTTGTGCTCAAGGAGGAGTGAAAGAGTTAGACCTTTCTCCGAGGTTGTCATATTATGAGCCTAGTGGGAAGTATGATTTGATACAGTTATACGGGTATTATGATGGTATAGCGACTAGATTAGGGCTACAGTTTGACTCGCGTAATGGCTCAGATTTTTGTTCTAAGGAATATAGAGAATTAAAATTGACGA
It encodes the following:
- a CDS encoding ABC transporter permease codes for the protein MKFSLYIAKRYAFSKSKSKAINVITTISSVGIVVSAMAMFIVLSVFSGLKAYSLSFVDDLDPDLKVFTPKGKSFVVEDRQILDLEESGYFKGVAKVVEDRLLFSFKDKQAVSMIKGIDSDFVNVTDFDEKVEYGSWLEPDTDDAVVGVGMSHLLSMGLFDTENAFEALALKPGKGTIENPEDAFIKRHLNPTGVYVLGNDDLDNKYVFVDIDNARALLNIPTTEVTNLELAIAEGVSEGKAIQKIKEVLGEEYIVKNKTQLNDGLYRMLNMENLVVYLIFVLVVIMALFTLVGSMIMIILEKQPNIKTLNQIGVPVSDLRKIFLFQGLIICVLGSVIGLVLGAIVVSLQVAFGFISIREGLAYPVAFNWVNIFVVLVSIIVLGLLASLVSSSRVNNSYLKL
- a CDS encoding tetratricopeptide repeat protein, with amino-acid sequence MKQFIMEYLNYVREFANDSVSITAHAEEFLNKNDYSNPHEWYKAHAICMLAEQIGKNNEVLEKLYDQLNEDSNCIHSSMSLSDEDYADWFTDVKALNDIFIDRGYKHAYAYQYELFINSRYGFRDEERAVGYLKKGVELGDDLCKCYVGYAMYYGTQGYEKDEEGAVTILKTAVDGERANIANLFLLNIEFRGCASGEEGKAVVEKFSELINVKKRGLYILADYYLREDDNVSAEAALKDGIANNSAYCKYLLGMMACNGRFEELGYTEEQGRELLADAYDYGITHAGYVLGYSYFYPRTEGLEAKQEAGIEMFKKSIAYYSSEATLELAIIYLYNEDFKDIAKGMEFLDRGVEYKYDRAMSEKGFVLLDFEEVERDVEGGKAMLEQAMAAGNDYAPYRLGLAYQNADFEEEADYEKALYLFELAAERNNLSGLELAGRYHRFGYAGEPNLEKAVSYYQRGIEYFNSNYCKVELAMLLERGEGIEQDVADAARLYEDALNEGYTYAAIRLGFIYEEGSVGEPDYAKARAHFELAAEQDMAEGVYHLARCYRYGTGGEENQEKSFELFSKALELGFVDANVDIALFYEEGINGGEPDYEKAFEYMIVGAEAGFNYAQYKVGVYYSYGYLAETNVELGKEWFEKSVESGSPLGMLSLGDYYLYGYGEEKEYDKAFEYYIAAEERNYISEGLGICYQFGLGVEVDEVKAFHYYKLAADRQYDSAIFRLGLCYFYGNGTERDLVEAFHYLKQVADRGNMDAASYVGLMLVKGDGAEKDPEYGVSYLIQAAEAGFDMAQYELANCYLKGEGVPQSDDSAMEWYQQAAENGNEDAQKIVGGPRKRRR
- a CDS encoding HSP90 family protein encodes the protein MENQKQFQFQVNMKGMIELLSEHIYSSPTVFVRELLQNGMDAVTVRKGIDESFKGKINITFEGDRLIFQDNGVGLTQDDVHQFLSVIGQSSKRGELADKDLIGKFGIGLLSCLVVSEAIVVESRSLYKDESVRWTGKADGTYEVEMIPLLDEVGTKVILDAKKAWRSLFKRDEVKQNVLFYGSALPIEVNLIEKGEVEQCLDGNPVWLDNESSKEQLLDYGKEVFKTKFLDVFRLYSEAGEIQGVAYIIPNKVNTTATKEHKIFLKKMYLCDQATNLLPEWTSFVRCIFNSNALQPTASRESLMNNAVLQESKKELSECFKDYLKTLSITNPEILEKIISIHHMFIKALAASDNEIMTMFEDYLPFETNQGMMAFGEIKETYKNIYYTPSLDDYRQIRRIAGSQNKLVINAAYSYETDLIEKLKRSHAELKLERIAPNDILEEFEDAIEDSQRIENFIDKANKILKRHFCRAEVKRFEPKDTTAIYIANEDALTSKNIQSLSQTSNPFASTLQHFKKKEEVMPTLCFNQQSELVEKVMLIDDDELFEALINVLYVQALMLGGYTINKREMDTFNDALYQFMILGMSNFLPKF